A genome region from Ursus arctos isolate Adak ecotype North America unplaced genomic scaffold, UrsArc2.0 scaffold_18, whole genome shotgun sequence includes the following:
- the ZBTB34 gene encoding zinc finger and BTB domain-containing protein 34, with protein MSVEMDSSSFIQFDVPEYSSTVLSQLNELRLQGKLCDIIVHIQGQPFRAHKAVLAASSPYFRDHSALSTMSGLSISVIKNPNVFEQLLSFCYTGRMSLQLKDVVSFLTAASFLQMQCVIDKCTQILESIHSKISVGDVDSVTVGAEETTESRNGVKDSSFFANPVEISPPYCSQVRQPTTSSDLRMETTPSKALRSRLQEEGHSDRGSSGSVSEYEIQIEGDHEQGDLLVRESQITEVKVKMEKSDRPSCSDSSSLGDDGYHTEMVDGEQVVAVNVGSYGSVLQHAYSYSQAASQPASVSEAFGSLSNSSPSRSMLSCFRGGRARQKRALSVHLHSDLQGLVQGADSEAMLNNPGYESSPRERSARGHWYPYNERLICIYCGKSFNQKGSLDRHMRLHMGITPFVCKFCGKKYTRKDQLEYHIRGHTDDKPFRCEICGKCFPFQGTLNQHLRKNHPGVAEVRSRIESPERTDVYVEQKLENDASASEMALDSRMEIHTVSDAPD; from the coding sequence ATGTCAGTAGAAATGGACAGCAGCAGTTTTATTCAGTTTGACGTGCCCGAGTACAGCAGCACTGTTCTGAGCCAGCTAAACGAACTCCGCCTGCAAGGGAAACTATGTGACATCATTGTCCACATTCAGGGTCAGCCATTCCGAGCCCACAAAGCAGTCCTCGCTGCCAGCTCCCCCTATTTCCGGGACCATTCAGCATTAAGTACCATGAGTGGCTTGTCAATATCCGTGATTAAAAATCCCAATGTGTTTGAACAGTTGCTTTCATTTTGTTACACTGGAAGAATGTCCTTGCAGCTGAAGGATGTTGTCAGCTTTCTGACTGCAGCCAGCTTTCTTCAGATGCAGTGTGTCATTGACAAGTGCACACAGATCCTGGAGAGCATCCATTCAAAAATCAGCGTTGGAGATGTTGACTCTGTGACTGTCGGCGCCGAGGAGACAACAGAGAGTCGTAATGGAGTTAAGGACAGCAGCTTCTTTGCCAACCCGGTTGAGATCTCCCCTCCGTATTGCTCTCAGGTACGGCAACCCACGACGAGCAGCGATCTTCGGATGGAGACGACGCCCAGCAAAGCTTTGCGCAGCCGCTTACAGGAGGAAGGGCACTCGGACCGAGGGAGCAGTGGGAGCGTTTCCGAGTACGAGATTCAGATAGAGGGGGACCATGAGCAAGGGGACCTGCTGGTGAGGGAGAGCCAGATCACCGAGGTGAAGGTGAAGATGGAGAAGTCCGACCGGCCCAGCTGTTCCGACAGCTCCTCCCTGGGGGATGATGGGTACCACACGGAGATGGTGGACGGGGAGCAAGTCGTGGCAGTGAACGTGGGGTCCTACGGTTCCGTGCTCCAGCATGCGTATTCTTATTCCCAAGCAGCCTCACAGCCAGCCAGCGTCTCCGAAGCTTTTGGAAGTTTGAGTAATTCTAGCCCGTCCAGATCCATGCTGAGCTGTTTTCGAGGAGGGCGTGCTCGCCAAAAGCGGGCTTTGTCTGTCCACCTGCACAGTGATCTGCAGGGCTTGGTGCAGGGTGCCGATAGCGAGGCGATGTTGAATAACCCCGGGTATGAGAGCAGTCCCCGGGAGAGGAGTGCAAGAGGGCACTGGTACCCATACAATGAGAGGTTGATCTGTATTTACTGTGGGAAGTCCTTCAACCAAAAAGGAAGCCTGGACAGGCACATGCGGCTCCACATGGGAATCACCCCCTTTGTGTGCAAGTTCTGCGGGAAGAAGTACACACGCAAGGACCAACTGGAGTATCACATCCGGGGCCACACCGATGACAAGCCATTCCGCTGTGAGATCTGCGGCAAGTGCTTTCCATTCCAAGGTACCCTCAACCAGCACCTGCGGAAAAACCACCCCGGCGTCGCCGAAGTCAGGAGTCGCATCGAGTCCCCCGAGAGAACAGATGTGTACGTGGAACAGAAACTAGAAAACGATGCATCA